The sequence attatttaattactaaaaataaaatgaaaaaaaattaattaatctaaacatactaagtttatattcatttttttttttaacctgtCCCGACGAAAGTTCGTcgatatatagtatagcctcCGGTTTAGTTAATAGgatagccgcatggctataaCCCCGGTgcatttttaaatgttttttaatcaagagtatagccgcgcggctatactgggttccttttttattttagaagtACCAAGTATAGCGGCTATACTTATGAAATATGctataaatagattttttaAGTATAGCCACGTGGCTATACCCGTTCAGTCTATGGGATTTCTAGGTTTACCCCCAATGCAAGTTTCTTACTTGCTATCGAAGTTGTTAGCCATTTATTTCTTGTAGGTTTCCTTCCAATAATTTAGCTGTGTGTTATAACTTATATACGTTGCTTGGTGTCGACGCCAAGAGCCGTCGTATTGTATCACAACTGTaccaatatatatacttgtacTCATAACTTTCAGTGAAATTCAACATCCCAACAATTGTGTCAGATATGAAACACAATTTTACATCTAACATAAGAAATCAGTTAAATTAACTGTGGAAGTAGACACAAAAAAAGTGTTTTTTTAATCTAATAGATGTGACACACTAGACACAAAATCCATATTTGTactcaattatttaaaataatttatatgatgatgatgatgatgatgatgatgatgatgagatgcaaaggcatgcatgcatgtatcCATCCTGTCTAGGTATAGGAAATCTGTAGATGTATCGTGCCAGGTTGATGGTGGTTCAACTGACCAAATATACGTTAGTACAAATATTTATAGGAACTATGGAGGTTGGAAGAAGTATCTCCAATGTAATGAACTCactagaagaaaagaaaaatatacaatgGCTAGGACCCATATCCTAGCCAACCGGTTGATTAAGACTCGCTGAAATCGCTACATGATCCAAAATCAACTGAACACACAATTATTACTATACACGACATGTTGAGTGCCCATCTTTTAGTTCCGTCTTCGGCCAGATTTTGTTTGTCTTCTAGAGTTGGCAGGAGAAGATTGCTTTGAAGAAGGTACAGGCAAGAGTGTTCCCCCTTTGATGCCATCTGAATCCGTCATGTCGTTAAGTGTTTTTTGGGCTTCAATGTAGACTGTAAGATCTCTAATCTGTCACCACCATCATTTAGACTTGTTAAGAAGAGAAACCAGCAACTTCTAAATAGTGGCTAACAAGCAGAAACTCGTAACGTCAATACCTGTTCTTCCAGATCAACCATCTTCTCCTCTCTTAACCTCAGTGATGCAGCTTCCCTAAAAGGAGTTTAAATCATGGAGGATATATAAACCAAAGAATCCAGTGCCGCTATTAATAATCACAGACTTGCCTCTATGCCATATCCTATAGATCTAGCACAGGCACATGGGTCCTGAAATGATCACTATCTGTTGTGTGGGAGAGAATGGGACAGGatgggaagaaagaaaagaacagaagTTTTGGCAAATACTGAATGGCTCTCCATATTTCACTTTCAGATTTTGAACAACCCCTTATTACCCTCATGGTCCTATCTGAAGTGTTAGTATCTAAACAAGGGGAGACTTGACATCTATcaatgaaagagagaaaacaatATGTACCTCACTTCAATTTCCTTCAACTTCCCACGTCGGGTTTCTTGGTCCTTGATGAGATTACGGTTTATCTaagaaacaaacacaaaaaataggcacaatcaaataaaatgaactttcagaaagaaaaaaataactgATTTCACATAAACACAGTACTGCAATGccaaaccccaaaataaaGACGAGCACATTACAAACTCACATCTTCAACAGCATTTCTTTCCTCAAGACATTTCTCTAGTTTCGCTTGAATATCCTGCATCTTGGAATTTACAGCCTTCTCCACTGCTTCTAAAATTGAACTTTCCTTTTTACTTTTGGCCTCCATAAGTAGAGATTCATAATACTGaatttcaagaaaaagaaaaggatattACTTGATCAACAGCCAATTAGGTAGAGGGAAAAATAAGAACACAAAGAAGAAGTGGGTTTGGTGACAACCTACTTGTCTTTGAGTCTCAAGCTGACTTGCAAGAAGTCGGTTATACTCGTCTACAATCTGTTGTAGCACAACATCTAAAGATCAGTTATGTGAATAAGAAAACGCCAAATAATGGATAGTGCAAGGTAgagtaaaagtaaaaaaatttcttaaaataaacaCATACAGTTTCAACTTTGCTGCTATAGAGGGCTCCACTAATTCCAGAATCGTCACTGCATTCACACCTGTCACAATCCCCTTCCACTGACATACATTGAGAATCCGTATCAGTTATTAGCTTGCCATCAATTTTCGATTGGTTCAGGCGGTGAACATAAGCATCACCAACGTAATCCCAGATCTGCTGCCTGTTCAACTCAAGAGAATAGCAATGTTGTGTATCCTTCCAGTGCCTAACAGCATGACCTTCTGTATATCTTTTTGAAGAGCaaataatatcaataatttTCTGTGCTGGACAAATTTATTTAAGACAACTCCATAGCTCATCAAGTAAATGATGCGTAGGCTATATTGTTTTCTTGCTTTGGAGACAGAAATAACCAAAgatataagaagaaaaaagagtgcATCATGTTTACCTTCCACATCCTACAAAACCACATATTACGCAAACCCAGGGATTCACAGATATTCCACATACAGAGCAAGCTGGCTTTTCATCCTGCTGCTGACAAAATCGACAAACCTAGTGGCACACAAATATTAAATCAGCAACTTTCTTCTATATAGCTGGACTCTCAAACTTTGCTTGAGTCCTAATACATATCAGAGTTACAAAGGGCTCAATGCCAACTCAAGGAAAACTCAAGCTGAAATTGATAAACCCAATTAAGACCACAATCGTTACATAGAAATATTTCATTATAATCTacataagattttttttttttctaactaCTGAACCCATCAGTGGTCGGTCCATTTTAATGGATTTTGAGTCCCTCAGTACCTGCAAGTAGCAAAAGATATCAGCAGTGCAGTCAACAATGCTTTCAACCAAGATCTCTAATAAACTTAAAACACATCAGACAAATATTTTGGAACAGAAAACCAACTCACCTGACAAGATAAATAAGTCCATTTTGAAATGCATGGACATTGAAATGAATGGTCACAAAGTTGTACTCGCTATTCCACTAGTGTCTGCATCCAATCTCTCTGACATTGAAGACAAAAGTTAaaccaaaataatataaatactGGGCACAAGCAAACCCAGGGATTCACAGATATTCCACATACAGAGCAAGCTGGCTTTTCATCCTGCTGCTGACAAAATCGACAAACCTAGTGGCACACAAATATTAAATCAGCAACTTTCTTCTATATAGCTGGACTCTCAAACTTTGCTTGAGTCCTAATACATATCAGAGTTACAAAGGGCTCAATGCCAACTCAAGGAAAACTCAAGCTGAAATTGATAAACCCAATTAAGACCACAATCGTTACATAGAAATATTTCATTATAATCTacataagattttttttttttctaactaCTGAACCCATCAGTGGTCGGTCCATTTTAATGGATTTTGAGTCCCTCAGTACCTGCAAGTAGCAAAAGATATCAGCAGTGCAGTCAACAATGCTTTCAACCAAGATCTCTAATAAACTTAAAACACATCAGACAAAATTTTGGAACAGAAAACCAACTCACCTGACAAGATAAATAAGTCCATTTTGAAATGCATGGACATTGAAATGAATGGTCACAAAGTGTACTCGCTATTCCACTAGTGTCTGCATCCAATCTCTCTGACATTGAAACAAAAGTTAaaccaaaataatataaatactGGGCACAAGAATATCACatatctgaaaaaaaaaaattaaacagaaGAACCCCCGCCCAACTAAAGAAAATTGTGACTCACCAAGGCAAACTGGGCAAGTTGGTAATTCAGTACATCCTTCTGGAGGAGTCCCAGCTATTTCATCTGAATCTGTGTAGTCCACAGAAAGCAGAAACAGAATGTGGCACACCTCggcctaaaaaaaaaaataaaaaaaatcgcACACATAAGCTCAAGATATACAAAATACATCATACATGAATATAaacaataataagaaaaactcATTACCTCTCCAGGCGAATACTTCTTCCCATTTAAAGTGTGATAAAATCCGTCGGCGGTCATCTGATTCTTCAGCTCAACTAAAACACTGTACCGATCTTCCATCCCATCGTTCCTAATTCAATTAAGCAAATACTAAATTGGACTTTGTTTGATCACtaaggaaacaaaaacatagATAAAATGAAACTTGAATTTCAAACAAAGATATTCACTGAACTGATACATAGAccctttttttcccctttacTTCACAgcattgtttttttatattttcagcTCAAGTTTATCTTTTAAATGtgatttattatatttatgaaaattatCAATGTAAGCCTGGCACAACTCTGTGGCTCAATTGAAGTAAAATCCTAACcacaattcttttttttttaaagaagaaaaaaaaaaatttgctatTTCCTGAATTTCGTCAGAAACCCATTTCAGGGTTTTGATCAAGCAACCAACCCAAGATTTCctcaattcaaaatttcttaatttcttggtaaacaaagaaaatctaGAAGCGGTACCTGATGAAGACGAGTTCGAGGACATGGTCGATTCGGGACCCACAGAAGCGGATGAAGTCGTCGAAGGAGAGGTAGTTGGGAACAGCAATGACGAAGAGGAGAGTGGATCGAGAGGCAGGACTGTTTGGCAGCGACGAGTGTCCTATGCTTCGGAACAGGTGAGCTATGCCTCTTCGCTCGCTGAATTTGGGGCTGGTGTTAGGGTTTGATTCAGTAGCACTGGTGATCTTGGAAGTTGTGATAGTGGTGAACTCGGCGTCTTCGAGGCTGAGGGGGTGGTTGGTGTCCACTGAGTGGACTCGAAGGAAGAACATTGTGGGTTTCTGAGTCGACTTGGTTGGgggaaagagaaaagagagagaatagaaATGACAATTTTGAGAGGCAAAGCTGTTCATAAATCACCTCCTTATACAAATTTTAGGGAAGAATCATAAAAATACAACCCCATCTATCTCTTAAAATAGAGAATCTTTTAGGAGCTTTTAAAATTGAGGAGACATAAATGACTCTTAATGGCTTCCTATAATTTAAGAATAATGCTACTTTtactatatttatatatcacaTCTTATGTGGCAGCTGAAATAGACAGtcacattaattaaaattatttaatatttttttttcttttataatttattccaaTATTTATNTTTTTAATTGCCTTAATTAAAAGGGGCTCTTTGATATGGTTCCAACTTCAAGAATACAATTTGATTGCAGGACAGTAATTGTTACCTATTAATTCCAGTCCTAAAGCCCAGTCATGCAGCCACCTAAGCAAATAGTGTGGccacaaaatttaatttatttacaacACCCGCCATTgtatacaaatggaaagtaaagGACGTCTTTCCCAATCTGTTAATCCAAATCGCATATCTCAGATCCCCCAAATCCAAATCGCATAATTAGAGTAAATTCCAATAGTAGATGATAACCCATGTGATCttaaacaaaagcaaagtatTTACAAATGGGAAAAACCAGCTCCCGCCCAATTCAAAGTATACATACTCCACCCCTAGTTGACTTTTCCATTCTTCATTTTaaagttcttcctcttctatttttttttttccgagtGTTAATTGTTCTTTAATGCTATAAATAGTNNNNNNNNNNNNNNNNNNNNNNNNNNNNNNNNNNNNNNNNNNNNNNNNNNNNNNNNNNNNNNNNNNNNNNNNNNNNNNNNNNNNNNNNNNNNNNNNNNNNNNNNNNNNNNNNNNNNNNNNNNNNNNNNNNNNNNNNNNNNNNNNNNNNNNNNNNNNNNNNNNNNNNNNNNNNNNNNNNNNNNNNNNNNNNNNNNNNNNNNNNNNNNNNNNNNNNNNNNNNNNNNNNNNNNNNNNNNNNNNNNNNNNNNNNNNNNNNNNNNNNNNNNNNNNNNNNNNNNNNNNNNNNNNNNNNNNNNNNNNNNNNNNNNNNNNNNNNNNNNNNNNNNNNNNNNNNNNNNNNNNNNNNNNNNNNNNNNNNNNNNNNNNNNNNNNNNNNNNNNNNNNNNNNNNNNNNNNNNNNNNNNNNNNNNNNNNNNNNNNNNNNNNNNNNNNNNNNNNNNNNNNNNNNNNNNNNNNNNNNNNNNNNNNNNNNNNNNNNNNNNNNNNNNNNNNNNNNNNNNNNNNNNNNNNNNNNNNNNNNNNNNNNNNNNNNNNNNNNNNNNNNNNNNNNNNNNNNNNNNNNNNNNNNNNNNNNNNNNNNNNNNNNNNNNNNNNNNNNNNNNNNNNNNNNNNNNNNNNNNNNNNNNNNNNNNNNNNNNNNNNNNNNNNNNNNNNNNNNNNNNNNNNNNNNNNNNNNNNNNNNNNNNNNNNNNNNNNNNNNNNNNNNNNNNNNNNNNNNNNNNNNNNNNNNNNNNNNNNNNNNNNNNNNNNNNNNNNNNNNNNNNNNNNNNNNNNNNNNNNNNNNNNNNNNNNNNNNNNNNNNNNNNNNNNNNNNNNNNNNNNNNNNNNNNNNNNNNNNNNNNNNNNNNNNNNNNNNNNNNNNNNNNNNNNNNNNNNNNNNNNNNNNNNNNNNNNNNNNNNNNNNNNNNNNNNNNNNNNNNNNNNNNNNNNNNNNNNNNNNNNNNNNNNNNNNNNNNNNNNNNNNNNNNNNNNNNNNNNNNNNNNNNNNNNNNNNNNNNNNNNNNNNNNNNNNNNNNNNNNNNNNNNNNNNNNNNNNNNNNNNNNNNNNNNNNNNNNNNNNNNNNNNNNNNNNNNNNNNNNNNNNNNNNNNNNNNNNNNNNNNNNNNNNNNNNNNNNNNNNNNNNNNNNNNNNNNNNNNNNNNNNNNNNNNNNNNNNNNNNNNNNNNNNNNNNNNNNNNNNNNNNNNNNNNNNNNNNNNNNNNNNNNNNNNNNNNNNNNNNNNNNNNNNNNNNNNNNNNNNNNNNNNNNNNNNNNNNNNNNNNNNNNNNNNNNNNNNNNNNNNNNNNNNNNNNNNNNNNNNNNNNNNNNNNNNNNNNNNNNNNNNNNNNNNNNNNNNNNNNNNNNNNNNNNNNNNNNNNNNNNNNNNNNNNNNNNNNNNNNNNNNNNNNNNNNNNNNNNNNNNNNNNNNNNNNNNNNNNNNNNNNNNNNNNNNNNNNNNNNNNNNNNNNNNNNNNNNNNNNNNNNNNNNNNNNNNNNNNNNNNNNNNNNNNNNNNNNNNNNNNNNNNNNNNNNNNNNNNNNNNNNNNNNNNNNNNNNNNNNNNNNNNNNNNNNNNNNNNNNNNNNNNNNNNNNNNNNNNNNNNNNNNNNNNNNNNNNNNNNNNNNNNNNNNNNNNNNNNNNNNNNNNNNNNNNNNNNNNNNNNNNNNNNNNNNNNNNNNNNNNNNNNNNNNNNNNNNNNNNNNNNNNNNNNNNNNNNNNNNNNNNNNNNNNNNNNNNNNNNNNNNNNNNNNNNNNNNNNNNNNNNNNNNNNNNNNNNNNNNNNNNNNNNNNNNNNNNNNNNNNNNNNNNNNNNNNNNNNNNNNNNNNNNNNNNNNNNNNNNNNNNNNNNNNNNNNNNNNNNNNNNNNNNNNNNNNNNNNNNNNNNNNNNNNNNNNNNNNNNNNNNNNNNNNNNNNNNNNNNNNNNNNNNNNNNNNNNNNNNNNNNNNNNNNNNNNNNNNNNNNNNNNNNNNNNNNNNNNNNNNNNNNNNNNNNNNNNNNNNNNNNNNNNNNNNNNNNNNNNNNNNNNNNNNNNNNNNNNNNNNNNNNNNNNNNNNNNNNNNNNNNNNNNNNNNNNNNNNNNNNNNNNNNNNNNNNNNNNNNNNNNNNNNNNNNNNNNNNNNNNNNNNNNNNNNNNNNNNNNNNNNNNNNNNNNNNNNNNNNNNNNNNNNNNNNNNNNNNNNNNNNNNNNNNNNNNNNNNNNNNNNNNNNNNNNNNNAAAACATTTACACATATTGTCATTGTACAATCAATCCTctgaattttattaattactacatttaataaattaatatcacATTTCTACAATTAATCTCAATTTATCAAAAGCTTTCAACCAGTGAATACCTTATGGTGAGGTATATATGTCTTTGGGTGGTTTGATTTACCTACTTTGCAGGTTTGTGTATACCTCCTTCATAGGTAAtttcatatcatatatatctCCTCCATAGGTAATTAACATTCATATGTATACCTCCTCCATAGATAAATAGCATTCATATGTATACCTTCTCCATAGGTAATTTACCTATCCATACCTAATTAACATTCATGTATATTCCTAATCCATAGATCATTATACCTCCTCTCCATCGGATtgtaagaagaaaaacaaggaagaagaaagaagaagatgaagaagaaagattataggaattttttattttattttattttattttgtatcagCGCATGTTTAtggaattttcaaaattaaaatggatagacaataaaatattttataaattcaaatCATAATTAACTAAAAGGTCAAATATAGTAATTATTGgcctaaaattaatttcttaccCGTTTATGAATTG comes from Prunus dulcis chromosome 6, ALMONDv2, whole genome shotgun sequence and encodes:
- the LOC117632634 gene encoding BRAP2 RING ZnF UBP domain-containing protein 1-like isoform X2, giving the protein MNSFASQNCHFYSLSFLFPPTKSTQKPTMFFLRVHSVDTNHPLSLEDAEFTTITTSKITSATESNPNTSPKFSERRGIAHLFRSIGHSSLPNSPASRSTLLFVIAVPNYLSFDDFIRFCGSRIDHVLELVFIRNDGMEDRYSVLVELKNQMTADGFYHTLNGKKYSPGEAEVCHILFLLSVDYTDSDEIAGTPPEGCTELPTCPVCLERLDADTSGIASTLCDHSFQCPCISKWTYLSCQVCRFCQQQDEKPACSVCGISVNPWVCVICGFVGCGRYTEGHAVRHWKDTQHCYSLELNRQQIWDYVGDAYVHRLNQSKIDGKLITDTDSQCMSVEGDCDRCECSDDSGISGALYSSKVETIVDEYNRLLASQLETQRQYYESLLMEAKSKKESSILEAVEKAVNSKMQDIQAKLEKCLEERNAVEDINRNLIKDQETRRGKLKEIEVREAASLRLREEKMVDLEEQIRDLTVYIEAQKTLNDMTDSDGIKGGTLLPVPSSKQSSPANSRRQTKSGRRRN
- the LOC117632634 gene encoding BRAP2 RING ZnF UBP domain-containing protein 1-like isoform X1, giving the protein MNSFASQNCHFYSLSFLFPPTKSTQKPTMFFLRVHSVDTNHPLSLEDAEFTTITTSKITSATESNPNTSPKFSERRGIAHLFRSIGHSSLPNSPASRSTLLFVIAVPNYLSFDDFIRFCGSRIDHVLELVFIRNDGMEDRYSVLVELKNQMTADGFYHTLNGKKYSPGEAEVCHILFLLSVDYTDSDEIAGTPPEGCTELPTCPVCLERLDADTSGIASTLCDHSFQCPCISKWTYLSCQVCRFCQQQDEKPACSVCGISVNPWVCVICGFVGCGRYTEGHAVRHWKDTQHCYSLELNRQQIWDYVGDAYVHRLNQSKIDGKLITDTDSQCMSVEGDCDRCECSDDSGISGALYSSKVETIVDEYNRLLASQLETQRQYYESLLMEAKSKKESSILEAVEKAVNSKMQDIQAKLEKCLEERNAVEDINRNLIKDQETRRGKLKEIEVREAASLRLREEKMVDLEEQIRDLTVYIEAQKTLNDMTDSDGIKGGTLLPVPSSKQSSPANSRRQTKSGRRRN